From the Kitasatospora viridis genome, one window contains:
- a CDS encoding phosphocholine-specific phospholipase C produces MASGAAVGLGGLPGSVPEALAAPMGPGTLDGIEHVVVLMQENRSFDHYFGTLNGVRGYGDTSRVRFPNGSDVLQQRLLGTVGGTTLLPWHLDTSTSDAQRIFDLDHSWGGTHSAWANGQWCNWIPAKTWYTMGYYRRQDIPYQYALADAFTVCDQYFCSAMTSTDPNRLYLWSGMIDPAGTHGGPATDNSKSGFTWTTYPERLEAAGISWKVYQQQDNFDDNALAWFKSFQTAAPGSALYEKGMARRGADDFANDVANGTLPAVSWVVAPTAQSEHPNYPPAQGADFTSTVVLQALAAHPEVWAKTVVFLNYDENDGFFDHVVPPVAPDGTPDEFVNGAPIGLGPRVPMIVISPWSRGGKVNSEVFDHTSVLRFLENWTGVKETNISAWRRTVCGDLMSAFDFTTSNRTFPALPDTKQLLADLAAQDKLLLPPLFPPLIQQQPQVEPGDRPALPTGYRFGSSSRTDTSNGQLWITIDNLGTLGAGLSMYTVNHRQFGAWRYTLPVGGSVSDFFSALGVSGGPYDIDAHGPDGFLRGFKGDVRTWSDPTKGHPEVASQESADGVLLTLTNQGGRAVTFSVGANSAFGAAGSAATVVTVPAGGSAERLLAPTDAGRYDYTVTADTGDGFERRFAGRVQP; encoded by the coding sequence GTGGCCTCCGGCGCCGCCGTCGGGCTCGGCGGTCTGCCCGGTTCGGTGCCCGAGGCGCTCGCGGCGCCGATGGGGCCGGGGACGCTGGACGGCATCGAGCACGTCGTGGTGCTGATGCAGGAGAACCGGTCCTTCGACCACTACTTCGGGACGCTGAACGGCGTGCGCGGCTACGGGGACACCTCGCGGGTGCGGTTCCCGAACGGGTCGGACGTGCTGCAGCAGCGGCTGCTCGGCACGGTCGGCGGGACCACCCTGCTGCCCTGGCACCTGGACACCTCGACCAGCGACGCGCAGCGGATCTTCGACCTGGACCACTCCTGGGGCGGCACCCACAGCGCCTGGGCCAACGGCCAGTGGTGCAACTGGATCCCGGCCAAGACCTGGTACACCATGGGCTACTACCGCCGCCAGGACATCCCGTACCAGTACGCGCTGGCCGACGCGTTCACCGTCTGCGACCAGTACTTCTGCTCCGCGATGACCTCCACCGACCCGAACCGGCTCTACCTCTGGTCCGGGATGATCGACCCGGCCGGCACGCACGGCGGACCGGCCACCGACAACAGCAAGAGCGGCTTCACCTGGACGACCTACCCCGAGCGGCTGGAGGCGGCCGGCATCTCTTGGAAGGTCTACCAGCAGCAGGACAATTTCGACGACAACGCCTTGGCCTGGTTCAAGTCCTTCCAGACCGCGGCGCCCGGATCCGCGCTCTACGAGAAGGGCATGGCCCGGCGCGGCGCCGACGACTTCGCCAACGACGTGGCCAACGGCACGCTGCCCGCCGTCAGTTGGGTGGTCGCCCCGACCGCGCAGTCGGAGCACCCCAACTACCCGCCGGCGCAAGGGGCGGACTTCACCTCCACGGTGGTGCTGCAGGCGCTGGCCGCGCACCCGGAGGTCTGGGCGAAGACCGTGGTCTTCCTCAACTACGACGAGAACGACGGCTTCTTCGACCACGTGGTGCCGCCGGTCGCGCCCGACGGCACGCCGGACGAGTTCGTCAACGGGGCCCCGATCGGCCTCGGCCCGCGGGTGCCGATGATCGTGATCTCCCCGTGGAGCCGTGGCGGCAAGGTCAACTCCGAGGTCTTCGACCACACTTCGGTGCTGCGCTTCCTGGAGAACTGGACCGGCGTGAAGGAGACCAACATCTCCGCCTGGCGCCGCACGGTGTGCGGCGACCTGATGTCGGCCTTCGACTTCACCACCAGCAACCGCACCTTCCCCGCGCTGCCCGACACCAAGCAGCTGCTGGCCGACCTGGCCGCCCAGGACAAGCTGCTGCTGCCCCCGCTCTTCCCGCCGTTGATCCAGCAGCAGCCGCAGGTGGAGCCGGGCGACCGGCCGGCGCTACCGACCGGCTACCGGTTCGGCTCCTCCTCCCGGACCGACACCTCGAACGGGCAACTCTGGATCACCATCGACAACTTGGGCACGCTCGGCGCGGGCCTGTCGATGTACACGGTGAACCACCGGCAGTTCGGCGCCTGGCGCTACACGCTGCCGGTCGGCGGCAGCGTCAGCGATTTCTTCAGCGCGCTGGGCGTCAGTGGCGGCCCCTACGACATCGACGCGCACGGCCCCGACGGCTTCCTGCGCGGCTTCAAGGGCGACGTGCGTACCTGGAGCGACCCGACGAAGGGCCACCCGGAGGTCGCCTCGCAGGAGTCGGCGGACGGCGTGCTGCTCACGCTGACCAACCAGGGCGGCCGGGCGGTCACCTTCTCGGTCGGTGCCAATTCGGCTTTCGGGGCCGCTGGTTCGGCTGCAACGGTGGTCACCGTGCCGGCCGGCGGCAGCGCCGAGCGGCTGCTGGCGCCGACCGACGCGGGCCGGTACGACTACACCGTCACCGCCGACACCGGCGACGGCTTCGAGCGCCGGTTCGCGGGTCGCGTGCAGCCGTAG
- a CDS encoding ABC transporter ATP-binding protein: protein MAEMTKDFATGPAALARDLHRDYGRGGAAVRALRGVSVDFAPGTFTAVMGPSGSGKTTLLHCLAGIDRPTRGSVFWGGVEVSRLPERRLAQLRRSRVGFVFQAFNLMPAMTVAQNVELPGRLAGERPDRERVREALARVGLAGRERHRPGQLSGGQQQRVAIARALVCRPQVLFADEPTGALDRTTGHEVLDLLRSGVDQEGQTCVMVTHDPVAAAYADRVLLLADGVLVEELSRPTAARVGELLSRMGG, encoded by the coding sequence ATGGCTGAGATGACCAAGGACTTCGCGACCGGACCCGCCGCCCTGGCCCGGGACCTGCACCGCGACTACGGGCGCGGTGGCGCCGCCGTCCGGGCACTGCGCGGGGTGTCGGTCGACTTCGCGCCCGGGACGTTCACGGCGGTGATGGGCCCCTCGGGCTCCGGGAAGACCACCCTGCTGCACTGCCTCGCGGGCATCGACCGGCCGACCCGGGGGTCGGTCTTCTGGGGCGGCGTCGAAGTCTCCCGGCTGCCCGAGCGTCGGCTGGCGCAACTGCGGCGCAGCCGGGTCGGGTTCGTCTTCCAGGCGTTCAACCTGATGCCCGCGATGACGGTCGCGCAGAACGTCGAGCTGCCCGGCCGGCTGGCGGGCGAGCGGCCGGACCGTGAGCGGGTGCGGGAGGCGCTCGCCCGGGTCGGGCTGGCCGGGCGCGAGCGGCACCGGCCGGGCCAGCTGTCGGGCGGGCAGCAGCAGCGGGTGGCGATCGCCCGGGCACTGGTCTGCCGTCCCCAGGTGCTCTTCGCCGACGAGCCGACCGGCGCGCTCGACCGGACCACCGGCCACGAGGTCCTCGACCTGCTGCGCTCGGGCGTGGACCAGGAGGGGCAGACCTGTGTGATGGTCACTCACGACCCGGTCGCCGCGGCGTACGCCGACCGGGTGCTGCTGCTCGCCGACGGCGTGCTGGTGGAGGAGCTGAGCCGGCCCACGGCCGCCCGAGTCGGCGAACTCCTCAGCCGGATGGGCGGGTGA
- a CDS encoding ABC transporter permease, which yields MAALVLGQLRRRPAAFVGLAVALFLALATMTLFGSLLAADGSGPSPARQAVAGPGPKVIAGVFGEIAVLVALFVVINALGFALRQQHRELALLRTVAATPRQVRRLVRGQVVAITVLVAVPGWVVGTAAARRFLTELQRRGMAAPGLRVSATTVPMLVAFGVALAVGLLASAVAARRISRIAPAAALAASSTEQGRAGVVRLLAGASALTGGSLLLRLAATRPAEQADKAGQAALLGSLVLLIALALAGPLLARALTAVLGAPLRALAPGAGWLADANLRGYARRLSSAVVPVALLVGLSGTMSIMTSTAEHAAGAAATSAASSTDVWLRQTELAMLVCFAAVSTVNTLVAVTAERRREFALLRLIGATQAQLMRMLTVEAVLTAAVGVLLGAAVAGAASAAFSTSVTGSPVPTVPTAACWWIVTGAAVLTVPGIVLTGLRAVRGPAAELVGGGRD from the coding sequence ATGGCCGCGCTCGTCCTCGGGCAGTTGCGGCGGCGTCCGGCCGCCTTCGTCGGCCTGGCGGTCGCGCTCTTCCTCGCCCTCGCGACGATGACGCTCTTCGGGTCGCTCCTCGCCGCCGACGGCTCCGGACCCTCGCCCGCCCGGCAGGCGGTCGCCGGGCCCGGGCCGAAGGTGATCGCGGGGGTCTTCGGGGAGATCGCCGTCCTGGTCGCGCTCTTCGTCGTGATCAACGCGCTGGGCTTCGCACTGCGCCAGCAGCACCGCGAGCTGGCCCTGCTGCGCACCGTCGCAGCGACGCCCCGTCAGGTCCGGCGGCTGGTCCGCGGGCAGGTGGTCGCGATCACGGTGCTGGTGGCCGTACCGGGCTGGGTCGTCGGCACGGCGGCGGCCCGCCGGTTCCTCACCGAGTTGCAGCGGCGGGGCATGGCGGCGCCGGGCCTGCGGGTGTCGGCGACCACGGTGCCGATGCTTGTCGCGTTCGGCGTGGCGCTCGCCGTCGGCCTGCTGGCCTCGGCCGTCGCGGCGCGGCGGATCTCCCGGATCGCACCCGCGGCCGCGCTCGCCGCGAGCTCGACCGAGCAGGGGCGCGCGGGTGTGGTGCGCCTGCTCGCCGGGGCCAGCGCGCTGACGGGCGGCAGCCTGCTGCTGCGGCTGGCCGCGACGCGCCCGGCCGAGCAGGCGGACAAGGCGGGGCAGGCCGCACTACTCGGCTCACTGGTGCTGCTGATCGCACTGGCCCTGGCGGGACCATTGCTGGCGCGCGCCCTGACCGCGGTGCTGGGCGCGCCGTTGCGTGCGCTGGCACCCGGCGCGGGGTGGCTGGCCGACGCCAATCTGCGCGGCTACGCGAGGCGGTTGTCCTCCGCCGTCGTGCCGGTCGCCCTGCTGGTGGGCTTGTCAGGCACCATGTCGATCATGACGAGCACCGCCGAGCACGCCGCCGGCGCGGCCGCGACCAGCGCCGCATCGAGCACGGATGTCTGGCTGCGCCAGACCGAGTTGGCGATGCTGGTCTGCTTCGCCGCCGTCTCCACCGTGAACACCCTGGTCGCCGTGACCGCCGAGCGGCGCCGCGAGTTCGCGCTGCTGCGGCTGATCGGCGCCACCCAGGCCCAGTTGATGCGCATGCTGACGGTGGAGGCGGTGCTCACCGCGGCGGTGGGTGTGCTGCTCGGCGCGGCGGTCGCCGGTGCCGCCTCGGCGGCGTTCAGCACCTCCGTCACCGGCTCGCCGGTGCCCACCGTCCCCACGGCCGCCTGCTGGTGGATCGTCACGGGTGCGGCGGTGCTGACCGTTCCGGGCATCGTGCTCACCGGCCTGCGCGCGGTGCGGGGCCCGGCGGCGGAGCTGGTGGGTGGTGGCCGTGACTGA
- a CDS encoding sensor histidine kinase, translating to MTERSGPVGAAAPARRAYLSVRGGEWAFAVLGLPLALLAGAYAIAVLYAGVLLSLTVLGLPFLVAALLGTRGLGALHRWLTGRLLGETVERPAPLPRPAGVIARGRVVLIDPVAWRTLLYLLLRLPLGVLGFVATVGLPLGCVWLVGFPLWDRLLESDRWSPLWLDTTAVLLGLMLLLAVPSAVRTLSGANRRLARLLLSPAGAQQRVRELETARATLLAENTDQLRRLERDLHDGTQARLVALAITLSLAEDALAPSTDPDPDPTPNPDLGRMRALVGRARGQIDDTIAELRLLTRGIHPVALDGGLGAALPGLTATSPVPVTLQLDLPDLPERPDPTIERAVYFCTAELLTNIAKHSGARSAAVTVTTTADRVRLTVRDDGHGGAALGAGTGLTGLAGRLAAVDGTLRIISPPGGPTVITADLPNRL from the coding sequence GTGACTGAGCGCAGCGGCCCGGTCGGCGCGGCCGCCCCCGCCCGGCGGGCGTACCTGTCCGTCCGGGGCGGCGAGTGGGCGTTCGCCGTCCTCGGGCTGCCGCTCGCCCTGCTCGCCGGCGCCTACGCGATCGCCGTGCTGTACGCGGGGGTGCTGCTCTCCCTCACCGTGCTCGGCCTGCCGTTCCTGGTCGCCGCGCTGCTGGGGACGCGTGGTCTCGGGGCGCTGCACCGCTGGCTGACCGGCCGACTGCTCGGCGAGACCGTCGAGCGGCCGGCCCCGCTGCCGCGCCCGGCAGGCGTGATCGCCAGGGGCCGAGTCGTGCTGATCGACCCGGTGGCCTGGCGGACGCTGCTCTACCTGCTGCTGCGACTGCCACTCGGCGTCCTCGGATTCGTGGCCACCGTCGGGCTTCCGCTCGGCTGCGTCTGGCTGGTCGGCTTCCCGCTCTGGGACAGGCTGTTGGAATCCGACCGGTGGTCACCCCTCTGGTTGGACACCACCGCCGTGCTCCTCGGCCTGATGCTGCTGCTCGCGGTGCCCAGCGCGGTCCGCACGCTGAGCGGAGCGAACCGCCGGCTCGCCCGGCTGCTGCTCAGCCCGGCCGGCGCGCAGCAGCGCGTCCGGGAGTTGGAGACCGCCCGGGCCACCCTGCTGGCGGAGAACACCGACCAGCTCCGCCGGCTTGAGCGCGACCTGCACGACGGCACCCAGGCCCGGCTGGTCGCCCTGGCCATCACCCTCTCGCTGGCCGAGGACGCACTGGCTCCCTCGACCGACCCCGACCCCGACCCCACCCCCAACCCCGACCTCGGGCGGATGCGGGCCCTGGTCGGCCGAGCCCGCGGCCAGATCGACGACACAATCGCCGAGCTCCGGCTCCTCACCCGGGGCATCCACCCGGTGGCGCTCGACGGCGGCCTCGGCGCGGCGCTGCCCGGGCTCACCGCCACTTCGCCCGTCCCGGTCACGCTCCAACTTGACCTCCCGGACCTTCCGGAGCGCCCGGACCCGACGATCGAACGAGCCGTCTACTTCTGCACCGCCGAGTTGCTCACCAACATCGCCAAGCACAGCGGCGCCCGCTCGGCCGCCGTCACGGTGACCACCACCGCCGACCGGGTCCGCCTGACCGTGCGCGACGACGGCCACGGCGGCGCGGCGCTCGGCGCCGGCACCGGCCTGACCGGCCTCGCCGGGCGCCTGGCGGCGGTGGACGGCACCCTACGCATCATCAGCCCACCGGGCGGGCCCACCGTGATCACCGCCGACCTGCCGAACCGGCTGTGA
- a CDS encoding response regulator transcription factor, with amino-acid sequence MINERLRVVLAEDSVVLRDGMVELLGARGCEVVATAGTGSELLAAVAEHRPSVAVVDVRMPPTHTDEGIRAAVEIRASAPGVGILVFSQHVEASWATRLLADGASGVGYLLKERVARTAEFVDALRRVAAGGTALDPEVVAQLTSSGRRSRLDALTPREREVVELMAQGHSNRSIAALLVVSERAVEKHVAAVFGKFDLPATEADNRRVKAVLTYLAEGGG; translated from the coding sequence GTGATCAACGAGCGTCTGCGCGTGGTGCTGGCCGAGGACTCCGTCGTGCTGCGGGACGGCATGGTCGAGTTGCTCGGTGCCCGTGGTTGTGAGGTGGTGGCCACCGCCGGGACGGGGTCCGAACTGCTCGCCGCCGTGGCCGAGCACCGGCCGAGCGTGGCGGTGGTGGACGTCCGGATGCCGCCCACGCACACGGACGAGGGCATCCGGGCCGCGGTCGAGATCCGGGCGAGCGCGCCGGGTGTCGGCATCCTGGTCTTCTCCCAGCACGTCGAAGCCTCCTGGGCCACCAGGCTGTTGGCGGACGGTGCGTCGGGCGTCGGCTACCTGCTGAAGGAGCGCGTCGCCCGCACCGCCGAGTTCGTGGACGCGCTGCGCCGGGTCGCCGCCGGGGGCACCGCGCTGGACCCGGAGGTGGTGGCCCAGCTGACGAGCAGTGGGCGACGCAGCAGGCTGGACGCCCTGACGCCGCGTGAGCGCGAGGTGGTGGAGCTGATGGCGCAGGGCCACTCCAACCGTTCCATCGCCGCGCTGCTGGTGGTGTCGGAGCGGGCGGTGGAGAAGCATGTCGCCGCCGTGTTCGGCAAGTTCGACCTGCCGGCGACGGAGGCGGACAACCGGAGGGTGAAGGCCGTGCTCACCTACCTGGCGGAGGGCGGTGGCTGA
- a CDS encoding O-methyltransferase, producing MSLRGTDAHRAAKELPPLVRKAVEAAQAHGFDNSCRPEQGRLLHALAQGAVRWIAETGTGCGVGLAWLATGAPPGVRLLSVERDEARAAVAAEVFAGLPQVEVVCADWTALYRRGGPFDLLVLDGGGQGKNETAAADPERLLAPGGTVVIDDFTPATTWPPLHEGRPDAARLHWLEHPALAATELRLAPDLSSVVGRLR from the coding sequence GTGTCCCTTCGGGGTACGGACGCGCATCGCGCGGCGAAGGAGCTGCCGCCGTTGGTGCGCAAGGCGGTCGAGGCGGCGCAGGCCCACGGGTTCGACAACTCGTGCCGGCCGGAACAGGGGCGGCTGCTGCACGCCCTCGCCCAGGGGGCGGTGCGCTGGATCGCGGAGACCGGGACGGGGTGCGGGGTGGGGCTGGCCTGGCTGGCCACCGGAGCCCCGCCCGGGGTGCGGCTGTTGAGCGTGGAGCGGGACGAGGCACGGGCGGCGGTGGCGGCGGAGGTGTTCGCGGGGCTGCCGCAGGTGGAGGTGGTCTGCGCGGACTGGACGGCGCTCTACCGGCGCGGCGGCCCCTTCGACCTCCTGGTGCTGGACGGGGGCGGCCAGGGCAAGAACGAGACTGCCGCGGCGGATCCGGAGCGGCTGCTGGCTCCGGGCGGCACGGTGGTGATCGACGACTTCACCCCGGCCACCACGTGGCCGCCCCTGCACGAGGGCCGACCGGACGCCGCCCGACTGCACTGGCTGGAGCACCCGGCACTGGCCGCCACCGAGTTGCGGCTGGCGCCCGACCTCAGCTCGGTAGTCGGGCGCCTGCGCTGA
- a CDS encoding S66 family peptidase — translation MVPAAPPKPRPGDRIAVLSAGAGLPQIFPHPHELGLRRLREEYGLEPVEYPTTRVLGASPEDRAADVNAAFADPTVKAVIATIGGEDQITVLPHLDRELIQANPKPFFGYSDNTNLLLLLRNLGIVSYHGASVMVELGRGGRVHPDTDASLRAALFESGPYELRPAERFGDENLDWNQPELLAGEPTDEPGTGWSWHGPERVVDGPGWGGNLEILSWMAMADREIRPVEEYAGGVLLLETSEEMPGGEEVFRILRNLGERGLLRQFPALLMGRAKAWNILAPRTAEEKTAYRTAQREAVLRALTQYAPDTMVVFDVDFGHTDPQTVMPIGGRIRVDGAAKRITVWY, via the coding sequence ATCGTCCCCGCCGCTCCGCCCAAGCCGCGTCCCGGCGACCGGATCGCCGTGCTGTCCGCCGGTGCCGGTCTGCCGCAGATCTTCCCGCACCCGCACGAGCTGGGCCTGCGCCGCCTGCGCGAGGAGTACGGCCTGGAGCCGGTCGAGTACCCGACCACCCGGGTCCTCGGTGCCTCCCCCGAGGACCGGGCCGCCGACGTGAACGCCGCCTTCGCCGATCCCACCGTCAAGGCCGTGATCGCCACCATCGGCGGCGAGGACCAGATCACCGTGCTGCCCCATCTGGACCGCGAGTTGATCCAGGCCAACCCCAAGCCCTTCTTCGGCTACAGCGACAACACCAACCTGCTCCTGCTGCTGCGCAACCTCGGCATCGTGTCGTACCACGGCGCCAGCGTGATGGTGGAGCTCGGCCGGGGCGGCCGGGTGCACCCGGACACCGATGCCTCGCTGCGCGCCGCGCTCTTCGAGTCCGGGCCCTACGAGCTGCGGCCGGCCGAGCGGTTCGGCGACGAGAACCTGGACTGGAACCAGCCGGAGCTGCTCGCGGGCGAGCCGACGGACGAGCCCGGTACCGGCTGGTCCTGGCACGGGCCGGAGCGGGTGGTGGACGGGCCCGGCTGGGGCGGCAACCTGGAGATCCTCTCCTGGATGGCGATGGCCGACCGGGAGATCCGCCCCGTCGAGGAGTACGCCGGCGGCGTGCTGCTGCTGGAGACCTCCGAGGAGATGCCCGGCGGCGAGGAGGTCTTCCGGATCCTGCGCAACCTCGGCGAGCGCGGGCTGCTGCGACAGTTCCCGGCACTGCTGATGGGCCGGGCGAAGGCCTGGAACATCCTGGCTCCCCGCACTGCAGAGGAGAAGACCGCCTACCGCACCGCCCAGCGGGAGGCCGTGCTGCGGGCGCTGACCCAGTACGCGCCGGACACGATGGTGGTCTTCGACGTGGACTTCGGGCACACCGACCCGCAGACGGTGATGCCGATCGGCGGCCGGATCCGGGTGGACGGGGCGGCCAAGCGGATCACGGTCTGGTACTGA
- a CDS encoding MFS transporter, whose protein sequence is MSDSVVPQADPNRWKTLGFIGLAQLMVVLDATIVNIALPSAQKSLGFSDVNRQWVITAYALAFGGLLLFGGRVADMWGRRRTFMTGLIGFALASAVGGAAQNFSMLVGARALQGIFGALLAPSALSLLTVSFTEAKERAKAFGIYGAIAGGGGAIGLILGGVLTEYLNWRWTFYINVPFAIIAVLGAVFVIREPAGNRNRNPLDVPGVLLVSSGLVALVYGFTEASEKGWGAHLTVGLFIAAAVLLISFVIVESRLRAPLLPLRVVTDRNRGGSYLALGLAVIGMFGLFLFLTYYMQNILGYTPVTTGVAFLPMVAGMITGSTQIGARLMNRVPARFLMGPGFLVAAVGMAILTQIKVDSSYWLILPGLVLMGLGMGTAFMPAMSLATFRVRPTDAGVASAMVNTSQQVGGAIGTAALSTVATSATKSFFTSHHVNPAPTKDPMQLMLQAQGAVEGFSHAIWWSFGFLLVASALAFALLNGGGKSNHIAAGADGEVADVPVMAH, encoded by the coding sequence ATGTCTGACTCCGTCGTGCCTCAGGCCGACCCCAATCGCTGGAAGACGCTGGGCTTCATCGGCCTCGCCCAGCTGATGGTGGTGCTCGACGCCACCATCGTGAACATCGCGCTTCCCTCGGCCCAGAAGAGCCTCGGCTTCTCCGACGTCAACCGGCAGTGGGTCATCACCGCGTACGCGCTGGCCTTCGGTGGCCTGCTGCTCTTCGGTGGTCGCGTGGCCGACATGTGGGGCCGCCGCCGCACCTTCATGACCGGTCTGATCGGCTTCGCGCTGGCCTCCGCCGTCGGTGGTGCCGCGCAGAACTTCTCCATGCTGGTCGGCGCCCGCGCGCTGCAGGGCATCTTCGGCGCGCTGCTCGCGCCGTCCGCGCTCTCGCTGCTCACGGTGAGCTTCACCGAGGCCAAGGAGCGGGCCAAGGCGTTCGGCATCTACGGCGCCATCGCCGGTGGTGGCGGTGCCATCGGTCTGATCCTCGGCGGTGTGCTCACCGAGTACCTGAACTGGCGCTGGACCTTCTACATCAACGTGCCGTTCGCGATCATCGCGGTGCTGGGTGCGGTCTTCGTGATCCGCGAGCCGGCCGGCAACCGCAACCGCAACCCGCTCGACGTCCCCGGCGTGCTGCTGGTCTCCAGCGGTCTGGTGGCGCTGGTCTACGGCTTCACCGAGGCCTCCGAGAAGGGCTGGGGCGCGCACCTGACGGTCGGTCTGTTCATCGCGGCCGCGGTGCTGCTGATCTCCTTCGTGATCGTCGAGAGCCGGCTGCGCGCTCCGCTGCTGCCGCTGCGCGTGGTGACCGACCGCAACCGCGGTGGCTCGTACCTGGCGCTGGGCCTCGCGGTGATCGGCATGTTCGGTCTCTTCCTGTTCCTGACCTACTACATGCAGAACATCCTGGGCTACACCCCGGTCACCACCGGTGTGGCGTTCCTGCCCATGGTCGCCGGCATGATCACCGGCTCCACCCAGATCGGCGCCCGGCTGATGAACCGGGTCCCGGCCCGGTTCCTGATGGGCCCCGGCTTCCTGGTCGCGGCGGTCGGCATGGCGATCCTGACCCAGATCAAGGTCGACTCCTCGTACTGGCTGATCCTGCCCGGCCTGGTCCTGATGGGCCTCGGCATGGGTACCGCGTTCATGCCGGCGATGAGCCTGGCCACCTTCCGGGTGCGGCCGACCGACGCCGGTGTCGCCTCGGCGATGGTCAACACGTCGCAGCAGGTCGGCGGCGCCATCGGCACCGCGGCGCTGAGCACGGTGGCGACCAGCGCGACCAAGTCGTTCTTCACCAGCCACCACGTCAACCCGGCCCCGACGAAGGACCCGATGCAGCTGATGCTGCAGGCCCAGGGTGCGGTGGAGGGCTTCTCGCACGCGATCTGGTGGTCCTTCGGGTTCCTGCTGGTCGCCTCGGCGCTGGCCTTCGCGCTGCTGAACGGCGGCGGCAAGAGCAACCACATCGCGGCCGGTGCGGACGGCGAGGTCGCCGACGTCCCGGTGATGGCGCACTGA
- a CDS encoding TetR/AcrR family transcriptional regulator has protein sequence MDMLDVTAPVCATAPDPAADTVGADAVGPDAAKPVCAAAPRLRADAIRNRERIVAAAGQLFADEGADVPLDEIARRAGVGNATLYRNFPDRTALIHQVALTVMERIRDRAREAVAGGGDPFEALCAFVHATADEKIGALYSMLSDHVTAEAEEEYFGIKAETDQLTAQLMTQAREAGTLRPDVGPGDLFVALGRLARPMPGAHCLVLDQAVTIHRHLQLFLDGLRAPAPSVLPGHVITLEELRRNH, from the coding sequence ATGGACATGCTCGACGTAACGGCGCCCGTGTGTGCCACCGCCCCCGACCCGGCGGCCGACACCGTCGGTGCCGACGCCGTCGGCCCTGACGCCGCGAAGCCGGTCTGCGCCGCCGCGCCCCGGCTGCGCGCCGACGCGATCCGCAACCGCGAGCGCATCGTCGCCGCGGCGGGGCAGCTCTTCGCCGACGAGGGCGCGGACGTTCCGCTGGACGAGATCGCCCGGCGGGCCGGCGTCGGCAACGCCACCCTCTACCGGAACTTCCCTGACCGCACCGCGCTGATCCACCAGGTCGCGCTCACCGTCATGGAGCGGATCCGGGACCGGGCCCGTGAGGCGGTCGCCGGCGGCGGCGACCCGTTCGAGGCGCTGTGCGCGTTCGTGCACGCCACCGCGGACGAGAAGATCGGCGCCCTGTACAGCATGCTCTCCGACCACGTCACGGCCGAGGCCGAGGAGGAGTACTTCGGGATCAAGGCCGAGACCGACCAGCTCACCGCCCAACTGATGACCCAGGCCCGGGAGGCCGGCACGCTCCGGCCCGACGTCGGGCCCGGCGACCTGTTCGTCGCGCTGGGTCGACTCGCCAGGCCGATGCCCGGCGCCCACTGCCTGGTCCTGGACCAGGCCGTCACCATCCACCGTCACCTGCAGCTGTTCCTGGACGGACTGCGGGCCCCCGCGCCCTCGGTCCTGCCCGGCCACGTGATCACGCTGGAAGAGCTGCGCCGGAACCACTGA